In the genome of Nocardia sp. NBC_00416, one region contains:
- a CDS encoding branched-chain amino acid ABC transporter permease codes for MSDMGIRNSTVAPDHVPPAADRVSRRAHRAGPRRITASGIAVAVLLVAACWAPFELAPFHTFQLSLAMVYAVALLGLNLLVGHTGQISLGHGAFFAIGAYTAAVMMDRWDTPYPVTLPAAAAVAFVLGLGLGIPALRLRGLYLALVTLAIAIFLVPLLKRFESVTGGSMGLTLDKPRPPGWSGLAEDQWLYFLALALTAVSYLLVGGLLRSRVGRALHAVRDNEVAAEVMGVRPAFYKTLAFAWGAMLAGAAGCVYIWVIGYVSPDSFTLTLSITLLAGLVVGGLGGQWGPLLGGLFVMYVPSFAQDVNQAAPGVIFGLLIIAVMYLAPNGLAGLVGRAAHWLGYRVRKGKTHAH; via the coding sequence ATGAGCGATATGGGAATCCGGAATTCCACCGTGGCGCCGGACCACGTACCGCCCGCCGCCGACCGGGTGAGCCGGCGTGCGCACCGAGCCGGGCCGAGGCGGATCACCGCATCCGGGATAGCGGTGGCCGTTCTGCTGGTGGCGGCCTGCTGGGCGCCGTTCGAACTGGCTCCGTTCCATACCTTCCAGCTGTCGCTGGCCATGGTCTACGCGGTCGCGCTGCTCGGCCTGAACCTGCTGGTCGGCCATACCGGGCAGATATCGCTCGGCCACGGGGCGTTCTTCGCGATCGGCGCGTACACCGCGGCGGTCATGATGGACCGCTGGGACACACCGTATCCGGTGACGTTGCCGGCCGCGGCGGCCGTGGCTTTCGTGCTCGGGCTCGGATTGGGGATACCGGCGCTGCGGCTGCGTGGACTGTATCTGGCCCTGGTCACCCTGGCGATCGCGATCTTCCTGGTTCCGCTGCTCAAACGGTTCGAATCGGTGACCGGCGGATCGATGGGGCTGACCCTGGACAAACCCCGGCCGCCGGGCTGGAGTGGGCTGGCCGAGGACCAGTGGCTGTACTTCCTGGCGCTCGCACTCACCGCGGTGAGCTATCTGCTGGTCGGTGGACTGCTGCGGTCCCGGGTCGGACGTGCGCTGCACGCCGTGCGGGACAACGAGGTCGCGGCCGAGGTGATGGGTGTGCGGCCGGCCTTCTACAAGACCCTGGCCTTCGCGTGGGGCGCGATGCTCGCCGGCGCCGCCGGCTGCGTCTACATCTGGGTGATCGGCTACGTCTCGCCGGATTCGTTCACGCTGACCCTGTCCATCACGTTGCTCGCCGGCCTGGTGGTCGGCGGACTCGGCGGACAGTGGGGGCCGCTGCTGGGCGGACTGTTCGTCATGTACGTCCCGAGTTTCGCTCAGGACGTCAATCAGGCCGCGCCGGGAGTGATCTTCGGGCTCCTCATCATCGCGGTCATGTACCTCGCGCCGAATGGATTGGCCGGACTCGTCGGCCGGGCGGCGCACTGGCTCGGATACCGAGTTAGGAAAGGAAAAACCCATGCGCACTAG
- a CDS encoding cytochrome P450, with translation MTGPSRLQPANRRGRSSSSVDSSGSRTPIYTKEFAADPHGFYQRMRARHGALAPVDLAPGVPATLVVSHRTAVRILGDPVHFPADPRAWQQKVPAGLPVVPVMRRRPNALRTDGSEHERYRAVTVDALAGVDLNSLRTVIARTAVHLINQFCADGAADLIDQYARPLVFHVLDELVGCPPALADRLTPVLTAIFDMHGDEDAEATATTVLAELVAAKRAEPGGDLTTRLIEHPARLTDEELVHQLLAIYQAGTESPRNLIANTVLLILTDPRFTTNHVGFAPPTRDALEEVLSADPPLANHSIVYPPLPVLIEDVWLPADQPVLVSPAACAGDPDRSGAHYPGAGGELAWGGGPHACPAQARSITYLLAEEAVDQLLDALPDLGPDPVRDEPSWRPGPFHRALTALPVEFPPTQRMNLP, from the coding sequence GTGACAGGGCCGTCCCGGCTGCAGCCGGCGAACAGACGCGGCAGAAGTTCCTCGTCCGTCGATTCCAGCGGATCCCGGACACCGATATACACCAAGGAATTCGCCGCCGATCCGCACGGCTTCTATCAGCGGATGCGCGCCCGGCACGGCGCGCTGGCCCCCGTGGATCTCGCCCCCGGAGTCCCGGCGACGCTCGTCGTCAGCCATCGCACCGCCGTCCGCATTCTCGGCGACCCCGTCCACTTCCCGGCCGATCCACGAGCCTGGCAGCAGAAGGTACCCGCCGGCCTACCGGTCGTGCCGGTGATGCGCCGTCGGCCGAACGCATTGCGCACCGACGGCTCCGAGCACGAGCGCTATCGCGCGGTGACCGTCGACGCCCTCGCCGGGGTGGACCTGAACTCGCTACGGACCGTGATCGCGCGCACGGCGGTCCACCTGATCAACCAGTTCTGCGCAGACGGCGCCGCCGACCTGATCGACCAGTACGCGCGACCGCTGGTATTCCACGTGCTCGATGAACTGGTCGGCTGCCCGCCCGCTCTCGCCGACCGGCTGACGCCGGTTCTCACCGCGATATTCGATATGCACGGCGACGAGGACGCGGAGGCTACGGCCACCACGGTGCTGGCCGAACTCGTGGCCGCCAAACGCGCCGAGCCCGGCGGGGACCTCACCACCCGCCTCATCGAGCATCCGGCGCGACTGACCGACGAGGAGCTCGTACACCAGCTTCTCGCCATCTACCAGGCGGGCACGGAATCGCCGCGCAACCTCATCGCCAACACGGTGCTGCTGATCCTCACCGATCCGCGGTTCACGACCAACCACGTCGGTTTCGCGCCGCCGACCCGGGACGCGCTCGAGGAGGTGCTGTCCGCCGACCCACCACTGGCGAACCACAGCATCGTCTACCCGCCGCTTCCGGTGTTGATCGAGGATGTGTGGCTGCCGGCCGATCAACCGGTCCTCGTCAGCCCGGCGGCCTGCGCGGGCGATCCCGACCGGTCCGGCGCGCATTATCCGGGCGCCGGCGGCGAACTCGCCTGGGGCGGTGGTCCACACGCCTGTCCGGCCCAGGCCCGGTCGATCACCTATCTGCTCGCCGAGGAAGCCGTCGACCAGTTGCTGGACGCGCTTCCCGACCTGGGTCCGGATCCGGTCCGGGACGAGCCGTCCTGGCGACCGGGACCGTTCCACCGCGCCCTCACCGCCCTACCGGTCGAATTCCCACCGACCCAGCGCATGAACCTCCCCTGA
- a CDS encoding LysR substrate-binding domain-containing protein: MGYRHRPRSDDHRTGGDRRGARAGRGRLRTAPGKPHHPVTLRELAATPLLWRDAGSGTRDTVREILDVHGASAPPAVEFGSAMALVAAARRGGPGGTQHPGRRTGTRDRCAVSGAARRFGGLEQVVPCDLASRNTAGGRRGTSCPVRCRRVAPAIGPSWGAGRAGSPKPLTRLRPPFIGWPQLYHRSDEQGVGRLL; the protein is encoded by the coding sequence GTGGGATATCGACACCGGCCACGATCTGATGATCACCGAACCGGCGGCGACCGCCGCGGCGCTCGAGCAGGTCGCGGCCGCCTGAGAACCGCACCGGGCAAGCCGCACCATCCAGTCACGCTGCGCGAACTCGCGGCGACCCCACTGCTGTGGCGCGACGCCGGGTCCGGGACCCGCGATACGGTCCGCGAGATCCTCGACGTCCACGGGGCTTCCGCCCCACCCGCCGTCGAATTCGGCTCGGCGATGGCCCTGGTCGCCGCCGCGCGCAGGGGTGGCCCCGGCGGTACTCAGCACCCTGGTCGCCGCACCGGAACTCGCGACCGGTGCGCTGTATCGGGCGCGGCTCGCCGATTCGGTGGTCTCGAGCAGGTGGTTCCGTGTGATCTGGCGTCGCGGAACACCGCCGGCGGGCGCCGCGGAACTTCTTGTCCGGTGCGCTGTCGGCGGGTGGCGCCTGCCATCGGACCATCGTGGGGCGCTGGGCGGGCCGGATCGCCGAAACCTCTGACTCGACTGCGGCCACCCTTCATCGGGTGGCCGCAGTTGTATCACCGGTCAGACGAACAGGGCGTCGGACGTCTCCTCTGA
- a CDS encoding ABC transporter ATP-binding protein, whose product MNSDPFLAVTGLTAGYGAAEVLHGIGFSVAAGEVCAVLGPNGAGKTTLLRALCGMVAVRGSVTLAGAEVAGRAPEKLARLGVAHVPEGRGTFAPLTVEENLRLGGYSRRDRGSVEGDLRRVFDYFPVLRDKLHEPAGRLSGGQQQMLALGRALMSRPRLLLLDEPSLGLAPLVTRELFRIVQAINAEERTTVIVVEQNAHLALRAAHRAHVLESGRIVLSGTAAEISANEQVAQSYLGYRV is encoded by the coding sequence ATGAACAGCGACCCGTTCCTGGCCGTCACCGGTCTCACCGCCGGGTACGGCGCGGCAGAAGTGCTGCACGGTATCGGCTTCTCGGTGGCCGCGGGTGAGGTGTGTGCCGTGCTGGGTCCCAACGGCGCGGGCAAGACCACGCTGCTGCGCGCGCTGTGCGGCATGGTCGCGGTCCGCGGATCGGTGACCCTGGCCGGTGCCGAAGTCGCCGGCCGGGCGCCGGAGAAACTGGCCCGGCTGGGGGTCGCCCACGTGCCGGAGGGGCGCGGCACCTTCGCGCCGCTCACCGTGGAGGAGAACTTGCGCCTGGGCGGCTACTCCCGGCGTGATCGCGGCAGTGTCGAGGGCGATCTGCGTCGTGTCTTCGATTACTTCCCGGTGCTGCGGGACAAGCTGCACGAACCCGCCGGCCGGCTCTCGGGCGGACAGCAGCAGATGCTCGCCCTCGGCCGCGCCCTCATGTCCAGGCCTCGGCTGCTGCTCCTCGACGAACCGTCGCTGGGACTCGCGCCGCTCGTGACCCGGGAACTCTTCCGCATCGTGCAGGCCATCAACGCAGAGGAACGCACCACCGTGATCGTCGTCGAGCAGAACGCTCATCTGGCCCTGCGCGCCGCGCATCGGGCCCATGTCCTGGAAAGCGGGCGAATCGTCCTGTCCGGTACGGCCGCCGAGATCTCGGCGAACGAACAGGTCGCGCAGTCCTACCTGGGATACCGGGTGTGA
- a CDS encoding tetratricopeptide repeat protein, producing the protein MLTGDPLDTAASFEQSAPDSVDQPPTLATRYRSAEPIDWEGATVYPLYSEQLPTAAASLTVTLLSATPPTGLAGVGIGLTMVDGYIDIDQRHLTGVDIWRDALERGVTFDLSANAPGALFALTPVWADAAGEPRSWSGNYGIVVERTETGRTVLWCSMGEGPPHFADLVVEVRSTALDPHPRLFTPSTGAVPVVSVPAPRPETGSGPPRSDTSGESVAVRVTAEHHRTGADAAGPAVPDDAEVEGYPCSLSDLFLRTRDADDIGGIADRWATAPNAAPATRDPGTAILLTGPDEWYTRTAEHDFPDVQSPTGRHGWAEAPDETGLVPVISDPDLPDYGPEPLRSPVSSADPAVFPLSASYFAVPLTFHPAPDDEAATTDGHSMIDTIADDSFAPLPASETATSADTVADRHYGLGAVCCAQGDDEQACRLWAQAARAGHLAAAYDLGMLYFRHDEFDAAERWWRVAAGRRLIRAMAALSDLLEHRGAVTEARMWRTQAVAEEVIATVARPAAPWPVTTVDL; encoded by the coding sequence TTGCTGACGGGCGACCCTCTCGATACGGCTGCGTCGTTCGAGCAATCCGCGCCCGATTCCGTCGATCAGCCGCCGACCCTGGCGACCCGGTACCGCAGCGCCGAACCCATCGACTGGGAGGGCGCGACGGTGTATCCGCTCTACAGCGAGCAGTTGCCCACCGCCGCCGCGTCGCTCACCGTCACACTGCTGTCGGCCACACCACCGACGGGGCTGGCCGGAGTCGGGATCGGGCTCACCATGGTCGACGGGTACATCGATATCGATCAACGCCACCTGACCGGGGTGGACATCTGGCGGGACGCCCTCGAACGCGGTGTCACCTTCGATCTGTCCGCGAATGCCCCCGGCGCCCTGTTCGCGCTCACTCCGGTCTGGGCGGACGCCGCGGGCGAACCGCGATCATGGTCGGGCAACTACGGAATCGTCGTCGAGCGCACCGAGACGGGTCGCACCGTGCTGTGGTGCAGTATGGGCGAGGGGCCACCGCATTTCGCCGACCTGGTGGTCGAGGTCCGCAGCACCGCCCTGGACCCGCATCCACGGCTGTTCACCCCCAGCACCGGCGCGGTCCCGGTGGTCTCGGTGCCGGCCCCCCGACCCGAAACCGGTAGCGGTCCCCCACGTTCGGATACCTCCGGCGAATCCGTGGCCGTCCGCGTGACGGCCGAGCATCACCGAACCGGAGCAGATGCGGCGGGCCCGGCAGTTCCGGACGACGCCGAGGTGGAGGGTTATCCCTGCAGCCTGTCCGATCTGTTCCTGCGAACGCGAGACGCCGATGACATCGGAGGCATCGCCGACCGCTGGGCCACTGCGCCGAACGCCGCTCCGGCGACCCGAGACCCCGGCACCGCCATCCTGCTCACCGGGCCCGACGAGTGGTACACGCGCACCGCCGAGCACGACTTCCCCGACGTCCAGAGTCCGACCGGGCGACACGGGTGGGCCGAAGCCCCGGATGAGACGGGCCTCGTCCCGGTGATCAGCGACCCGGATCTCCCGGACTACGGCCCGGAACCTCTCCGGTCACCGGTGTCGTCCGCCGATCCGGCTGTATTCCCGCTGTCCGCGTCGTATTTCGCGGTACCGCTGACCTTCCACCCCGCCCCTGACGACGAAGCGGCGACTACGGACGGTCATTCGATGATCGATACGATCGCCGACGATTCGTTCGCGCCGCTGCCCGCCTCGGAGACCGCGACCAGCGCCGATACGGTAGCGGACCGCCACTACGGTCTGGGTGCGGTCTGCTGCGCCCAGGGCGACGACGAACAGGCCTGCCGGTTGTGGGCGCAGGCCGCCCGAGCGGGCCATCTGGCCGCCGCGTACGACCTGGGCATGCTCTATTTCCGCCACGACGAATTCGATGCCGCGGAGCGGTGGTGGCGGGTCGCGGCCGGGCGTCGGCTCATCCGCGCGATGGCGGCTCTGTCGGATCTGCTCGAGCATCGCGGCGCGGTGACCGAGGCACGGATGTGGCGGACCCAGGCCGTCGCCGAGGAAGTGATCGCCACGGTCGCCCGGCCCGCCGCGCCGTGGCCCGTGACGACCGTTGATCTGTAG
- a CDS encoding ABC transporter substrate-binding protein → MRTRAIQAVAATAAVLLAVAGCGNRDGAEGAVASGDCQGQQTTGLTDTSMKLGGVFPLSGPASAYAELPKGMQAYFAYVNAEQGGIDGRKVDYLLRDDGYQPPKTVEETRRLVEQDQVFAVLSTLGTPTSAAVWDYLNQREVPQIFVAGGATQWGVGDAHPWTIGWQPSYQAEGQVFARYVKEQKPDATVAVLYQNDDFGKDLLASFTEATAGSGVRVVAEQSYQVTDPTVDPQLRNLAGSKADVLLNFATPKFAAQTLAADARNPEWNPLHILSQVSSTMSVLAPVGFPNVQNVVTSVFVKDPADPQWAADPGMQLYRDKLARYAPDADPSDGYTLVGWAMAQSFHKTFDAASCKTREGLRDAMRALDDVEIDLLLPGVTLRTGDGDGFPMEALQIQRFQGDRWVLAGDLVDTAGR, encoded by the coding sequence ATGCGCACTAGAGCGATACAGGCGGTGGCCGCTACGGCCGCGGTTCTGCTCGCGGTCGCCGGATGCGGTAACCGCGACGGGGCCGAAGGCGCCGTCGCCTCCGGCGACTGCCAAGGGCAGCAGACGACGGGGCTCACCGACACCAGCATGAAGCTGGGCGGGGTGTTCCCGCTGTCGGGTCCGGCCTCCGCCTACGCCGAGCTCCCGAAGGGTATGCAGGCGTACTTCGCCTACGTCAACGCCGAGCAAGGCGGTATCGACGGACGCAAAGTCGACTACCTGCTGCGCGACGACGGCTACCAGCCGCCGAAAACCGTGGAGGAGACCCGGCGGCTGGTCGAACAGGATCAGGTGTTCGCGGTCCTGTCCACCCTCGGGACGCCCACCTCGGCCGCCGTCTGGGACTACCTGAACCAGCGCGAGGTGCCGCAGATCTTCGTCGCCGGCGGCGCCACGCAGTGGGGTGTGGGCGACGCGCACCCGTGGACCATCGGATGGCAGCCCAGCTACCAGGCCGAGGGGCAGGTGTTCGCGCGCTATGTGAAGGAACAGAAGCCCGACGCCACCGTCGCCGTGCTCTACCAGAACGACGATTTCGGCAAAGATCTGCTGGCCAGCTTTACCGAGGCCACGGCCGGCAGCGGTGTGCGGGTGGTCGCCGAACAGAGCTACCAGGTCACCGATCCCACGGTGGATCCGCAGTTGCGGAATCTGGCCGGTTCGAAAGCCGATGTGCTGCTGAACTTCGCCACACCGAAGTTCGCCGCCCAGACCCTGGCGGCCGATGCCCGCAATCCGGAATGGAATCCGCTGCACATCCTGAGCCAGGTTTCCAGCACTATGAGCGTGCTCGCGCCGGTCGGGTTCCCGAATGTGCAGAACGTCGTCACCTCGGTGTTCGTCAAAGACCCCGCCGATCCGCAGTGGGCCGCCGATCCCGGGATGCAGCTCTACCGCGACAAGCTGGCCCGATACGCGCCGGACGCCGATCCCAGCGATGGATACACACTCGTCGGCTGGGCCATGGCACAGAGTTTCCACAAGACCTTCGACGCCGCCTCCTGCAAGACCCGGGAGGGATTGCGGGACGCGATGCGCGCGCTCGACGACGTCGAGATCGATCTGCTGCTCCCCGGGGTCACCCTGCGGACCGGCGACGGCGACGGCTTCCCGATGGAAGCCCTGCAGATCCAGCGGTTCCAGGGCGACCGCTGGGTGCTCGCCGGTGATCTGGTCGACACCGCCGGTCGATGA
- a CDS encoding PucR family transcriptional regulator translates to MSIPEPVQVERTRIVGSIYDHVDEIADRSSSAILAQIPGYAGRDREFRADVHDQVARLCRTGLGALLDQRRVTPADLASTRRAAVRRARSGLPLVDYITAFRLGQQAFWKSLVAHAGDSPAAREATLSMVLPLTRYCDLVSAHATHAYLEFQQNQSAEAGRDGRDLMECLLGGSLPERGPLLALAATHGIGVTNPERLVVVTATALSTRDRRGSEPADTEAPHIAAAALTRTAVNGHRTLTVVGDTDIVAVAGLGRTGTVEDLCARLRRTREALAGEGIVTALGISTVLTGVDHLPRGRQEARAALELLPDGGGVMALPELTPFRYLVLSSDETARTLVDSRITRTLTEDQAKGAVLADTIRAFVAADMNLREAADALRIHHNTAKYRLRRIQQLTGRNIRSVTDLVELLVAIELRATPRPAARQPSS, encoded by the coding sequence GTGTCGATCCCCGAGCCGGTGCAGGTCGAGCGCACCCGGATCGTCGGCAGCATCTACGACCACGTGGACGAGATCGCCGATCGGAGCAGCTCCGCGATACTGGCGCAGATCCCCGGATACGCCGGCCGCGACCGCGAATTCCGCGCCGATGTGCACGATCAGGTCGCCCGGTTGTGCCGGACCGGCCTCGGCGCGCTGCTGGATCAGCGCCGGGTCACCCCGGCCGATCTCGCCTCTACGCGCCGCGCGGCGGTGCGCCGGGCCCGATCCGGTCTCCCACTGGTCGACTACATCACCGCGTTCCGGCTCGGCCAGCAGGCCTTCTGGAAATCGCTGGTCGCGCACGCCGGCGACTCCCCGGCCGCACGGGAGGCGACCCTGTCCATGGTGTTGCCGCTGACCCGGTACTGCGATCTGGTCAGCGCCCACGCCACCCACGCGTACCTGGAGTTCCAGCAGAACCAGTCGGCCGAGGCCGGCCGCGACGGCCGCGACCTGATGGAATGCCTGCTCGGCGGGTCGCTGCCGGAGCGTGGTCCGCTACTGGCGCTGGCGGCCACGCACGGTATCGGGGTGACGAATCCCGAACGCCTCGTGGTGGTCACGGCGACCGCGCTGAGCACCCGGGACCGTCGCGGAAGCGAACCCGCCGACACCGAGGCTCCGCATATCGCCGCCGCCGCCCTGACCCGCACCGCGGTGAACGGGCACCGCACGCTGACGGTGGTCGGCGACACCGATATCGTCGCCGTCGCCGGCCTCGGCCGCACCGGGACCGTCGAGGATCTGTGCGCGCGGCTGCGGCGCACCCGCGAGGCTCTCGCCGGGGAGGGGATCGTGACCGCGCTCGGCATCAGCACCGTACTCACGGGCGTCGACCACCTCCCCCGCGGCAGGCAGGAGGCCCGGGCGGCGCTGGAGCTGCTGCCGGACGGTGGCGGGGTCATGGCGCTGCCGGAACTGACCCCGTTCCGCTATCTGGTGCTGAGTTCGGACGAGACCGCGCGCACTCTCGTCGATTCCCGGATCACCAGAACGCTCACCGAGGATCAGGCGAAGGGCGCGGTGCTGGCCGACACCATCCGCGCCTTCGTCGCTGCCGATATGAACCTGCGCGAAGCCGCCGACGCACTCCGCATCCATCACAACACCGCCAAATACCGCCTGCGACGCATCCAGCAGCTCACCGGCCGCAATATTCGCAGTGTCACCGATCTGGTGGAGCTACTGGTCGCTATCGAACTGCGGGCCACACCCCGGCCGGCCGCGCGCCAACCCTCATCCTGA
- a CDS encoding branched-chain amino acid ABC transporter permease codes for MTVTGFAQQVIEGLSAGALYAGMALALVLIYRFTGIVNFAQGELAMFSAFLAWQLVESGTPFWLALPATVALSFVGGMLIERIVIRPVEGAPELTLVIVTVGLFFFVNAAAGWIWSYQLKSFPDPFPDGSLRLGGVTAGYNSLGVLAVVAVVMTLLYLLFRYTRIGLAMRAVAANPQSARLVGISVGTVLALGWGLAAAVGAVSGVLSAPLLFLEPNMMGGVLIYAFAAATLGGFDSPGGAVAGGLIVGVAETLAGAYLDVIGTELKIGVPLVIILGVLLLRPQGLFGTRVVERV; via the coding sequence GTGACCGTGACCGGATTCGCGCAACAAGTCATCGAAGGGCTCAGCGCCGGTGCGCTCTACGCCGGAATGGCCCTCGCCCTGGTCCTCATCTATCGGTTCACCGGGATCGTCAACTTCGCCCAGGGTGAGCTGGCCATGTTCTCGGCATTCCTGGCCTGGCAGCTGGTCGAGAGCGGGACTCCGTTCTGGCTGGCGCTGCCCGCCACCGTCGCCCTCTCCTTCGTCGGCGGCATGCTGATCGAACGGATCGTCATCCGGCCGGTCGAAGGCGCCCCGGAACTCACCCTGGTGATCGTCACCGTCGGACTGTTCTTCTTCGTGAACGCGGCCGCGGGATGGATCTGGTCGTACCAGCTGAAATCGTTTCCCGATCCCTTTCCGGACGGTTCGCTGCGCCTGGGCGGCGTCACCGCCGGATACAACAGCCTCGGCGTTCTCGCCGTCGTCGCCGTGGTGATGACGCTGCTGTATCTGCTGTTCCGCTACACCAGGATCGGCCTGGCCATGCGCGCAGTGGCCGCGAACCCGCAGTCGGCGCGACTGGTCGGGATCAGTGTCGGGACCGTGCTGGCGCTCGGCTGGGGTCTGGCCGCGGCGGTCGGGGCGGTGTCCGGTGTGCTGTCGGCGCCGCTGCTGTTCCTGGAACCCAACATGATGGGCGGCGTTCTGATCTACGCCTTCGCGGCGGCCACACTCGGCGGTTTCGACAGCCCGGGCGGCGCCGTGGCCGGCGGGCTCATCGTCGGCGTCGCGGAAACGCTGGCCGGGGCTTATCTCGACGTGATCGGCACCGAACTCAAGATCGGCGTGCCGCTGGTGATCATCCTCGGCGTGCTGTTGCTGCGGCCCCAGGGGCTGTTCGGCACGCGGGTGGTGGAAAGGGTATGA
- a CDS encoding alpha/beta hydrolase, translated as MATFVLVHGGGHGGWCYQRVARLLRAGGHEVYTPTLSGLADRAHLVGPEIGLGTHIRDVTSLLHHEDLAEVILVGHSYGGMVVTGAADRAADRVGKLVYLDAATPANGQSLRDVAGPIIEAVRPLGRVVDGVELVLAPDENSGMLYGVTEPADIAWMATRLSAHPWRCFEDELELRDEQTLWALPQFHIVCTSTLATRDPALIARARAAGRLWDIDTGHDLMITEPAATAAALEQVAAA; from the coding sequence ATGGCGACGTTCGTCCTGGTGCACGGCGGTGGGCACGGCGGGTGGTGCTATCAGCGGGTGGCGCGATTGCTGCGGGCAGGTGGGCACGAGGTCTATACGCCGACGCTGTCCGGGCTGGCGGATCGCGCACATCTGGTCGGTCCCGAGATCGGGCTCGGTACCCATATCCGAGACGTCACCTCCCTGCTGCATCACGAAGATCTGGCCGAGGTGATCCTGGTCGGGCACAGTTACGGCGGCATGGTGGTGACCGGCGCCGCCGACCGCGCCGCGGATCGGGTCGGCAAACTCGTCTACCTGGATGCCGCCACTCCGGCCAACGGGCAGTCGCTGCGTGACGTGGCCGGTCCGATCATCGAGGCTGTCCGGCCACTGGGCAGGGTCGTCGACGGTGTGGAACTGGTACTCGCGCCCGACGAGAACTCCGGGATGCTCTACGGTGTCACCGAACCGGCCGATATCGCGTGGATGGCCACGCGGCTGAGCGCCCACCCGTGGCGCTGCTTCGAAGACGAGCTCGAGCTGCGGGACGAGCAAACCCTGTGGGCCCTACCGCAATTCCACATCGTCTGTACTTCCACCCTGGCGACCCGCGATCCGGCACTCATCGCGCGGGCGCGCGCGGCGGGGCGGCTGTGGGATATCGACACCGGCCACGATCTGATGATCACCGAACCGGCGGCGACCGCCGCGGCGCTCGAGCAGGTCGCGGCCGCCTGA
- a CDS encoding ABC transporter ATP-binding protein, which produces MTTRPGGPMLEISGLTVRFGGITALDDVGFTVATGEMVGLIGPNGAGKTTLFNCLTRRCSPTSGAVSYLGTDLLKVRPDLMARLGIARTFQNLGLFSRMSVRDNVLVGAHHRARSGFLAAGLFLPAVRSEERRLRAQVDGLLERLDLREIAERPAAGLPFGTLKRIELARALAAGPRLLLLDEPVNGLSHGEVDSFADLLAGLRLDFDLTVLVVEHHMGFVMGICDRVVCLEFGRVIADGAPEAVQRDPAVIEAYLGTAA; this is translated from the coding sequence GTGACCACACGACCCGGAGGACCCATGCTCGAGATATCCGGCCTGACCGTTCGATTCGGCGGCATCACAGCGCTCGACGATGTCGGGTTCACCGTGGCCACCGGCGAAATGGTCGGCCTCATCGGGCCCAACGGCGCAGGTAAGACCACTCTGTTCAACTGCCTGACCAGGCGTTGCTCCCCCACCTCGGGTGCTGTGAGCTATCTGGGCACCGACCTGTTGAAGGTGCGCCCCGACCTGATGGCCCGGCTCGGCATCGCGCGCACCTTCCAGAACCTGGGCCTGTTCTCCCGTATGTCCGTCCGGGACAACGTGCTCGTCGGAGCGCACCACCGGGCGCGGTCCGGGTTCCTGGCGGCGGGACTGTTCCTGCCGGCGGTTCGTTCGGAGGAACGGCGGCTGCGAGCCCAGGTGGACGGTCTGCTCGAACGGCTGGATCTGCGCGAGATCGCCGAACGTCCGGCCGCCGGGCTGCCGTTCGGGACGCTCAAGCGCATCGAACTGGCCCGGGCGCTGGCCGCCGGGCCACGACTGCTGCTACTGGACGAACCGGTCAACGGGCTCAGTCACGGCGAGGTGGACTCCTTCGCCGACCTCCTGGCGGGGCTGCGCCTCGACTTCGATCTGACCGTGCTGGTGGTCGAACACCATATGGGCTTCGTGATGGGTATCTGCGATCGCGTCGTCTGTCTCGAATTCGGCCGGGTCATCGCCGACGGTGCGCCGGAGGCGGTGCAGCGTGACCCCGCCGTCATCGAGGCCTATCTGGGAACGGCCGCATGA